The Meiothermus ruber DSM 1279 genome includes the window CGCCTTCGTACTCCACAACGCCCTTTCCATCCCTGGCATAGGCCGCAGTCACCCGCACCCCGGTGCGGATGTCCAGGCCCTGCTTTTTGAAAATCTTTTCGGCGGCTCTGGCGACCTCGCTGTCCATGCCCCCCAGGATGTGGGGAAGGTATTCCAGCACCGTTACCTTGGCCCCCAGGCGGTTCCAGACCGAGCCAAGCTCGAGGCCGATTACCCCACCCCCGATCACCACCAGGCGCTCGGGTACGCTGGGGTAGGCGATGGCCTGATCCGAGGTGCCCACGATCTCGTAGTCGAGCTGAACCCCTTTGAGAGGGGCCACCTTGGAGCCCGTCGCAATCAGGATGCGCTCGGTCTCGAGCTCCTGCACTCCCTCGGGGCCTTCGACCCGCACCTTGTTGGGGGTGAGAATCGTGCCATGGCCCAGATAGCGCGTAACTTTGTTTTTCTTGAACAGGTACTCCACGCCCCCGGTGTTGGCCTTGACCACCTTGTCCTTGTGGGCCATCAGAGCGGCTAGATCCAGCTCGACCTGGCCGATTTTGGCTCCGATGATCTGGTTATGCTGGGCGGCGTAGATTTTTTCACTCGCGTCCAGAAGGGCTTTGGAGGGTATGCAGCCTACCCGCAGGCAGGTACCACCCAGGGCTTGCTCTTTTTCCACGCAGGCCACATCCAGACCGAGCTGGGCCGCCTTGATGGCAGCCACATACCCGCCGGGCCCCGCGCCGATAACCACAAGCTGATGTTTGGGCATATTTCCTCACCAAAGTTTAGATTTCCAGGGTTAGCCGTACGGGGTTTTCGATGAGTTCCTTGATGCGCTTGAGGAAGGTGACGGCCTCCCGCCCATCCACAATGCGGTGATCGTAGGAAAGGGCCAGGTTCATCATCGGGCGGATGACCACTGCGCCGTTTTTGGCAACCGGACGCTCGACGATGGCGTGCATGCCCAGGATGCCCACCTGGGGCGGATTGAGAATGGGCGTGGAGTTGAGCGAGCCGTAGATGCCCCCGTTGGTGATGGTGAAGGTACCGCCCATCAACTCTTCGGGTTTGATTTTCTTTTCCCGTACCCTGGCTCCAAAGTCGGCAATTACCGCCTCAATCTGGGCCATCGAGAGCCGGTCGGCATCGCGAATCACCGGTACCACCAGGCCCTCGCCCCCGCCCACGGCGATGCCGATGTCGTAGTAGCGGTGGTAAACGATATCGGTTCCGCGGATCTCGGCGTTGAGCTGCGGGATTTCCTGCAGGGCCTGCACCACCGCTTTCACAAAAAAGCTCATAAAGCCCAGCTTGAAGCCGTATTTCTTCTGGAAGGCCTCGCCGTACTCCTTGCGCAGCTCCATCACCGCGCTCATATCGGCCTCGTTGAAGGTGGTGAGCATGGCGGTATTCTGCTTGGCTGCCAGCAAACGCTCGGCAATGCGGCGGCGCAGGGGGGTCATGGGCACCACATCCTCGCGGCGTTCGCCTTTTTGTACTGGCGGGGCGGGCGGGGCGCTGGGCGTGGGTTGCGGGGTGGGGGGCGGTGTGGTTACCGCTCGCTGTACGTCTTCTTTCAAGACCCGGCCGCCCGGGCCGCTACCCGGAATGCTCGAGGCCTGCAGGCCGGCCTGTGCCGCCAGTCGCTCGGCTGCCGGCATCACCTTGCTCTCGGTGGCCGCGGCCTGGCTGGGGGCCGGGGTGCTCTGGCTGGGGGCGCCGCTCGAGGCTTCGGCGGCGCCTTCTTCCAGCAGGGCTACCACATCGCCCACCTTGGCCTGTCCACTGGGGATGAGGATTTTGGTCAGCCGCCCGGCCACCGGTGCGGGCAGCTCGAGGGTGGCTTTATCGGTAACCAGTTCCACCAGGGGCTCATCAACCTTAACCGTGTCCCCTTCCTTCTTAAGCCACTGACCAATCTCAACTTCGGTGATGGACTCGCCAACTGCAGGTATTTTCAGTTCTAAGGCCATACTATCTCCACTCAAGCTGAGCAACTTT containing:
- the odhB gene encoding 2-oxoglutarate dehydrogenase complex dihydrolipoyllysine-residue succinyltransferase: MALELKIPAVGESITEVEIGQWLKKEGDTVKVDEPLVELVTDKATLELPAPVAGRLTKILIPSGQAKVGDVVALLEEGAAEASSGAPSQSTPAPSQAAATESKVMPAAERLAAQAGLQASSIPGSGPGGRVLKEDVQRAVTTPPPTPQPTPSAPPAPPVQKGERREDVVPMTPLRRRIAERLLAAKQNTAMLTTFNEADMSAVMELRKEYGEAFQKKYGFKLGFMSFFVKAVVQALQEIPQLNAEIRGTDIVYHRYYDIGIAVGGGEGLVVPVIRDADRLSMAQIEAVIADFGARVREKKIKPEELMGGTFTITNGGIYGSLNSTPILNPPQVGILGMHAIVERPVAKNGAVVIRPMMNLALSYDHRIVDGREAVTFLKRIKELIENPVRLTLEI
- the lpdA gene encoding dihydrolipoyl dehydrogenase, with the protein product MPKHQLVVIGAGPGGYVAAIKAAQLGLDVACVEKEQALGGTCLRVGCIPSKALLDASEKIYAAQHNQIIGAKIGQVELDLAALMAHKDKVVKANTGGVEYLFKKNKVTRYLGHGTILTPNKVRVEGPEGVQELETERILIATGSKVAPLKGVQLDYEIVGTSDQAIAYPSVPERLVVIGGGVIGLELGSVWNRLGAKVTVLEYLPHILGGMDSEVARAAEKIFKKQGLDIRTGVRVTAAYARDGKGVVEYEGGEPLVADRVLLATGRIPNTDGLGLENVGLRTDERGRIPVNAHYQTAVPNIFAIGDVIAGPMLAHKAEEEGYAAVEYMVTGYGHVDYNAIPNVVYTHPEIASVGKTEEELKSAGIPYKKGSFPFSANGRARAMNDTDGFAKILAHAETDRILGVHIIGPRAGDLIAEAAVAIAFHASSEDLARASHAHPTLAEVLKEAALATWDKPLHI